In Microbacterium lushaniae, the following are encoded in one genomic region:
- the ppa gene encoding inorganic diphosphatase: MGAYDAVIEIPRNSKIKYEVDHGTGRVFLDRILYTPMGYPTNYGFFENTLGEDGDPLDVLVLLDHDLAPGILAKVRPVGVLKMSDEAGGDDKVVAVLAKDPRWAHIQDVGDIPEYTQKEIAHFFEHYKDLEPGKWVKVDDWADAAEAERLVTEAFERFEHHEGETRTQGSGEAPNSL; encoded by the coding sequence ATGGGCGCGTACGACGCCGTCATCGAGATCCCGCGCAACAGCAAGATCAAGTACGAGGTCGACCATGGCACCGGACGAGTGTTCCTCGACCGCATCCTCTACACGCCGATGGGTTACCCCACGAATTACGGCTTCTTCGAGAACACCCTGGGCGAAGACGGCGACCCGCTCGACGTGCTCGTGCTCCTGGACCACGACCTCGCCCCCGGCATCCTCGCGAAGGTGCGTCCGGTCGGTGTGCTGAAGATGAGCGACGAGGCCGGCGGCGACGACAAGGTCGTCGCAGTGCTCGCCAAAGACCCGCGCTGGGCGCACATCCAGGACGTCGGCGACATCCCGGAGTACACCCAGAAGGAGATCGCGCACTTCTTCGAGCACTACAAAGACCTCGAGCCCGGCAAATGGGTCAAGGTCGACGACTGGGCGGATGCCGCGGAGGCCGAGCGTCTGGTCACCGAGGCGTTCGAGCGCTTCGAGCACCACGAGGGCGAGACCCGCACGCAGGGTTCCGGCGAGGCGCCCAACTCGCTCTGA
- the tilS gene encoding tRNA lysidine(34) synthetase TilS has product MDRRPALAPAVAEVRRAVREALEPLDADGSPSVIVALSGGADSLALAAATAFEAPKLGFRPLAIVVDHRLQPGSAEVSACAADAARLLGMDAHVVGVTVDGADGPEAAARSARYRALTETARARRAAAVLIGHTLDDQAETVLLGLARGSGAASLQGMAASSELDGVTLLRPLLGVRRETTRAACAAAGIEPWEDPHNSDPRFARVRVRERVLPTMEAELGPGVAEALARTAEQLREDAAAFADMIDEVIEDIVEHAEAGISVSAAALAANPAALRHRIIRHVVMSEFGQSLTRTQTLAVARLATGWTGQGPIHLPGCSARRNGGRIEFTAAGTAGADA; this is encoded by the coding sequence GTGGACCGCCGACCCGCTCTCGCCCCCGCCGTCGCGGAGGTGCGCCGTGCCGTGCGCGAGGCGCTGGAACCGCTCGACGCGGACGGCAGCCCGTCCGTGATCGTCGCGCTCTCGGGCGGAGCGGACTCGCTCGCCCTCGCCGCCGCGACGGCGTTCGAAGCGCCCAAGCTCGGCTTCCGGCCCCTGGCGATCGTCGTCGACCACCGGCTGCAGCCCGGGTCGGCCGAGGTCTCCGCGTGCGCCGCCGACGCCGCACGGCTGCTGGGGATGGACGCGCACGTGGTGGGCGTGACCGTCGACGGCGCCGACGGACCCGAAGCCGCAGCGCGCAGTGCGCGATACCGCGCCCTCACCGAGACCGCGCGCGCACGACGGGCCGCCGCCGTGCTGATCGGGCACACCCTCGACGATCAGGCCGAGACGGTGCTGCTGGGTCTGGCCCGAGGATCGGGGGCCGCCAGCCTCCAGGGGATGGCCGCGTCCTCCGAGCTGGACGGCGTCACGCTGCTGCGCCCGCTCCTCGGCGTGCGACGCGAGACCACGCGCGCAGCGTGCGCGGCCGCGGGGATCGAGCCGTGGGAAGACCCGCACAATTCCGACCCCCGCTTCGCGCGGGTGCGCGTGCGCGAACGGGTGCTGCCGACCATGGAGGCCGAGCTGGGCCCCGGCGTGGCCGAGGCGCTCGCCCGCACCGCGGAGCAGCTGCGGGAGGATGCCGCCGCCTTCGCCGACATGATCGACGAGGTGATCGAAGACATCGTCGAGCACGCCGAAGCCGGCATCTCCGTCTCCGCGGCCGCGCTCGCCGCCAACCCCGCGGCGCTGCGGCACCGCATCATCCGTCACGTGGTCATGAGTGAATTCGGGCAGAGCCTCACCCGCACGCAGACCCTGGCGGTCGCCCGCCTCGCGACCGGGTGGACCGGGCAGGGGCCGATCCACCTGCCCGGATGCTCCGCCCGCCGCAACGGCGGCCGCATCGAGTTCACCGCCGCAGGCACTGCCGGCGCCGACGCTTAG
- the hpt gene encoding hypoxanthine phosphoribosyltransferase: protein MRAADIPEDITEILLTEEQIHEKLAEIAAQVAIDYEGKNLLLVGVLKGAVMVMADFARLLPGHIAMDWMAVSSYGAGTRSSGVVQIRKDLDTDLHGRHVLIVEDIIDSGLTLSWLLENFASRGAESIEVLALLRKPEAMKVHVDCRYVGFDIPNEFVIGYGLDYAERYRNLRDVAVLAPHVYS, encoded by the coding sequence ATGCGCGCGGCCGACATCCCCGAGGACATCACCGAGATCCTGCTCACCGAGGAGCAGATCCACGAGAAGCTGGCCGAGATCGCCGCGCAGGTGGCGATCGACTACGAGGGCAAGAACCTCCTCCTGGTCGGCGTGCTGAAGGGCGCGGTCATGGTGATGGCCGACTTCGCGCGCCTGCTGCCCGGTCACATCGCGATGGACTGGATGGCCGTGTCCTCCTACGGCGCGGGAACGCGCTCCAGCGGCGTCGTCCAGATCCGCAAAGACCTCGACACCGATCTGCACGGCCGGCACGTGCTCATCGTCGAGGACATCATCGACTCGGGCCTGACCCTCAGCTGGCTGCTGGAGAACTTCGCCTCCCGCGGTGCGGAGTCGATCGAGGTGCTGGCGCTTCTGCGCAAGCCCGAGGCGATGAAGGTGCACGTGGACTGCCGGTACGTCGGGTTCGACATCCCGAACGAGTTCGTCATCGGGTACGGCCTGGACTACGCCGAGCGCTACCGCAACCTGCGCGACGTCGCCGTCCTCGCCCCGCACGTGTATTCGTAG
- the ftsH gene encoding ATP-dependent zinc metalloprotease FtsH, which yields MDFKKLTRNPILYVLLIGILLIVGFSLITSLNGAKQISTQQGLELLDGGTVTEVTNTDGDQRVDMVLSEPFEGATDVQFYYVTARGEEVVRAIDAANPSDGFNDLVPRATWFDGFISLLLPLVLLGLLFWFLLSSAQGGGGRVMQFGKSRAKLVTKESPTVTFQDVAGADEAIEELHEIKDFLKDPARFQAVGARIPKGVLLYGPPGTGKTLLARAVAGEAGVPFYSISGSDFVEMFVGVGASRVRDLFNQAKENAPAIIFIDEIDAVGRHRGAGMGGGHDEREQTLNQMLVEMDGFDPKVNVIVIAATNRPDILDPALLRPGRFDRQIGVDAPDLKGRQKILEVHGRGKPLADSVDLEVVARKTPGFTGADLANVLNEAALLTARSNAQLIDNRALDEAIDRVIAGPQRRTRVMRDKEKLITAYHEGGHALAAAAMNHTDPVTKVTILPRGKALGYTMVLPLDDKYSVTRNELQDQLTYAMGGRVAEEIVFHDPTTGASNDIEKATGIARKMVTEYGMTTDVGPVKLGSSSGEVFMGRDMGHGREFSERIAERVDEQVRGLIEQAHNEAYQVINDNREILDRLALELLEKETLDHIELAEIFKDIKRLPPRPQWLSSSERPVSVLPPVDVPHRREPAGVAASVEVEAETEKAPRRRASGQTRPATA from the coding sequence ATGGACTTCAAGAAGCTGACGCGCAACCCGATCCTGTACGTGCTGCTGATCGGGATCCTGCTGATCGTCGGGTTCTCGCTCATCACCAGCCTCAACGGTGCGAAGCAGATCTCCACGCAGCAGGGCCTCGAGCTGCTCGACGGCGGCACGGTCACCGAGGTGACGAACACCGACGGCGACCAGCGCGTCGACATGGTTCTCTCCGAGCCGTTCGAAGGCGCGACCGACGTGCAGTTCTACTACGTCACCGCCCGCGGCGAGGAGGTCGTGCGCGCGATCGACGCGGCGAACCCGTCCGACGGCTTCAACGACCTCGTTCCGCGGGCCACGTGGTTCGACGGCTTCATCTCCCTTCTTCTGCCGCTGGTGCTGCTGGGCCTGCTGTTCTGGTTCCTCCTCTCCAGTGCCCAGGGCGGCGGTGGCCGCGTCATGCAGTTCGGCAAGTCGCGCGCGAAGCTCGTGACGAAGGAGAGCCCGACCGTGACGTTCCAGGACGTCGCCGGTGCGGATGAGGCCATCGAAGAGCTGCACGAGATCAAGGACTTCCTGAAGGACCCCGCCCGCTTCCAGGCCGTCGGGGCCCGCATCCCCAAGGGCGTGCTCCTGTACGGCCCTCCCGGAACGGGTAAGACCCTCCTCGCGCGCGCCGTGGCCGGCGAGGCCGGCGTGCCGTTCTACTCCATCTCCGGTTCGGACTTCGTCGAGATGTTCGTCGGTGTGGGCGCCAGCCGCGTGCGCGACCTGTTCAACCAGGCCAAGGAGAACGCCCCCGCGATCATCTTCATCGACGAGATCGACGCCGTCGGCCGCCACCGCGGCGCCGGCATGGGCGGCGGGCACGACGAGCGCGAGCAGACGCTGAACCAGATGCTCGTGGAGATGGACGGCTTCGACCCGAAGGTGAACGTCATCGTCATCGCCGCGACGAACCGTCCCGACATCCTCGACCCGGCCCTGCTGCGCCCCGGCCGCTTCGACCGGCAGATCGGCGTCGACGCCCCCGACCTCAAGGGCCGCCAGAAGATCCTCGAGGTGCACGGTCGCGGAAAGCCGCTGGCCGACAGCGTCGACCTCGAGGTCGTCGCCCGCAAGACGCCCGGATTCACCGGCGCCGACCTGGCCAACGTCCTCAACGAGGCGGCGCTGCTGACCGCGCGCTCCAACGCGCAGCTCATCGACAACCGCGCCCTGGATGAGGCCATCGACCGTGTCATCGCCGGGCCCCAGCGCCGCACGCGCGTCATGCGCGACAAGGAGAAGCTCATCACCGCGTACCACGAGGGCGGTCACGCCCTCGCCGCGGCGGCGATGAACCACACCGATCCGGTCACGAAGGTCACGATCCTGCCTCGCGGCAAGGCGCTCGGCTACACGATGGTGCTGCCGCTGGATGACAAGTACTCCGTCACGCGCAACGAGCTGCAGGATCAGCTCACCTATGCGATGGGCGGACGTGTGGCCGAGGAGATCGTGTTCCACGACCCCACCACCGGCGCCTCCAACGACATCGAGAAGGCCACCGGCATTGCCCGCAAGATGGTCACCGAGTACGGCATGACCACCGACGTCGGCCCGGTCAAGCTCGGCTCGTCCTCGGGCGAGGTGTTCATGGGCCGTGACATGGGCCACGGGCGGGAGTTCAGCGAGCGCATCGCCGAGCGGGTCGACGAGCAGGTCCGGGGGCTGATCGAGCAGGCCCACAACGAGGCCTACCAGGTGATCAACGACAACCGCGAGATCCTCGACCGGCTCGCGCTCGAGCTGCTGGAGAAGGAGACGCTCGATCACATCGAGCTCGCCGAGATCTTCAAGGACATCAAGCGCCTGCCCCCGCGTCCGCAGTGGCTCTCCAGCAGCGAGCGTCCCGTGTCGGTCCTCCCGCCGGTCGACGTTCCGCACCGCCGAGAGCCCGCCGGTGTCGCCGCGAGCGTGGAGGTGGAGGCGGAGACCGAGAAGGCGCCGCGCCGCCGCGCGAGCGGGCAGACCCGGCCGGCCACCGCGTAG
- the folE gene encoding GTP cyclohydrolase I, producing the protein MAVDRARVAALVRDLLAAIGEDPDRPGLRQTPQRVAEAYGEFFSGIGEDAAAPLAHTISVAQGPAPETLPSGAVLLRDVAFRSMCEHHLLPFRGRAHLAYLPGEQVVGLSALPKVVDILASRPQVQERLGEQIADTIAASLDARGVLVVLDAVHECVTMRGARQPDASTVTVAARGELLDPVARAELIALIGVARA; encoded by the coding sequence GTGGCCGTCGACCGCGCACGCGTCGCCGCGCTCGTGCGCGACCTGCTCGCCGCGATCGGGGAGGACCCCGATCGCCCCGGGCTGCGTCAGACGCCGCAGCGCGTCGCCGAGGCGTACGGGGAGTTCTTCTCCGGCATCGGCGAGGATGCCGCGGCCCCGCTCGCGCACACCATCTCGGTCGCCCAGGGGCCGGCGCCCGAGACCCTTCCCTCCGGCGCAGTGCTGCTGCGGGACGTGGCCTTCCGTTCGATGTGCGAGCACCACCTGCTGCCCTTCCGTGGACGGGCGCACCTCGCCTATCTGCCGGGCGAGCAGGTCGTGGGCCTGAGCGCATTGCCCAAGGTCGTCGACATCCTCGCCTCCCGTCCGCAGGTGCAGGAGCGGCTGGGCGAGCAGATCGCCGACACGATCGCGGCGTCGCTGGATGCCCGCGGCGTGCTCGTGGTGCTGGACGCCGTGCACGAATGCGTCACGATGCGCGGCGCCCGCCAGCCCGACGCATCCACCGTCACGGTCGCTGCTCGCGGAGAGCTGCTCGACCCTGTCGCGCGCGCCGAGCTCATCGCCCTGATCGGCGTCGCGCGCGCATGA